One genomic window of Solanum stenotomum isolate F172 chromosome 9, ASM1918654v1, whole genome shotgun sequence includes the following:
- the LOC125877591 gene encoding B3 domain-containing protein Os01g0234100-like has translation MAKKSPALSSSKKKALQIKKKALPPSKTNKVVNGGKKKVQICPEKKTLKYSSVDVNSSAMLRAAEVQANLPCQFPSFVKYMLPSHVTGGFWLGFPKKFCDCHLPKHDDIVVLVDENDEESPTKYLVDKNGLSGGWRGFSIAHNLLEGDVLVFQLIQPSKFKVYIIRENCLAEIDGAITLLNLDFRARPIKSDHDEEMKICEAKEEKYLEPPVRDINQDDKIEETMLLPNSDHDPVADQCGNDSDNGSEVLEGIRFSQSRVEFKDVKDYSGFSILVDGLIIDSEVPALHIRTKYYDLCRTQNSFLHDHLLGGLNVKLTAGMITETVNIADAIRACKISTPRDCLETWDNTLKGFECLGMNVGFLRARISKLDSLSSESKNVLASKKVELAEAKVEMRILEEKVLKVKEVIKNVESKIEALTKKDANFELKFQALAASPW, from the exons ATGGCCAAGAAAAGCCCTGCTCTTTCTTCCTCAAAG AAAAAGGCActgcaaatcaagaaaaaggcCTTGCCTCCTAGTAAAACCAACAAG GTGGTAAATGGAGGTAAAAAGAAGGTTCAAATATG CCCTGAAAAAAAGACACTGAAATACAGCTCTGTTGATGTAAATTCATCCGCGATGTTGCGAGCTGCAGAAGTACAAGCAAATTTGCCTTGTCAATTTCCTAGTTTTGTCAAGTATATGCTCCCTTCACATGTCACTGGGGGATTTTGGTTG GGTTTCCCGAAGAAATTTTGTGATTGTCATTTGCCAAAACATGACGACATTGTTGTTTTAGTGGATGAAAATGACGAAGAATCTCCTACCAAATACCTTGTTGATAAGAACGGATTGAGTGGGGGTTGGAGAGGATTCTCCATTGCTCATAACCTTCTCGAAGGGGATGTCTTGGTCTTCCAATTGATCCAACCCTCCAAATTTAAG GTATACATAATAAGAGAAAATTGCTTGGCAGAAATTGATGGGGCTATAACTCTTCTAAATCTGGATTTTCGTGCTAGACCAATCAAATCTG ATCATGATGAAGAAATGAAAATCTGTGAagcaaaagaggagaaataCTTGGAGCCTCCTGTCCGAGATATTAATCAAGATGACAAAATTGAGGAAACCATGTTGTTACCAAACTCGGACCACGACCCTGTAGCTGATCAATGTGGAAATGACAGCGATAATGGCTCTGAAGTTTTAGAAGGCATTAGATTTTCACAATCACGAGTCGAATTCAAAGATGTGAAGGACTATTCTGGTTTCAGCATTCTTGTTGATGGCCTGATCATCGACTCCGAGGTTCCTGCATTACACATTCGGACCAAATACTATGATCTTTGTCGCACCCAAAATTCATTTCTCCATGACCATTTACTTGGTGGCCTAAATGTCAAGCTAACTGCTGGGATGATTACTGAAACTGTGAACATTGCTGATGCCATTAGAGCTTGTAAGATTTCGACCCCTCGTGATTGTCTTGAGACTTGGGACAATACATTGAAAGGGTTTGAGTGTTTAGGCATGAATGTTGGATTTTTACGCGCAAGGATAAGTAAGCTTGATAGTTTGTCAAGTGAATCGAAAAACGTTCTTGCATCAAAGAAAGTTGAGCTAGCTGAAGCAAAAGTGGAAatgagaattcttgaagaaaagGTTTTGAAAGTGAAAGAAGTGATAAAGAATGTAGAATCTAAAATTGAGGCCTTAACAAAGAAAGATGCAAACTTTGAGCTCAAGTTCCAAGCATTGGCTGCTTCTCCATGGTGA
- the LOC125877081 gene encoding 8-amino-7-oxononanoate synthase isoform X2, translating into MDSWNEWVEQILEKLESRKLLRSLRPIHLSDDNSHTDEFECFDGLRQWDRASVEVEISETTFQKWLQDIPSPGFSANMAFMTAVGNVSLLLAKDSQPSIDERIAVFSDALNHASIIDGIRLAEKQKSIAAFVYQHCDMHHLNELLTNCPMKKKVVITDSLFSMDGDFAPLVELVKLRKKHGFLLAIDDAHATFVCGKTGGGAAELFNCISDVDICIGTLSKAGGCHGGYIACSKKWKQLIQSRGRSFIFSTSTPVPIAAAAHAAVIVAKKEMWRRRAIWNRVQDFRDLTGIPITSPIISLIVGSEAKALQASRHLLEFGFHITAIRPPTVAPNSCRLRIALSAAHTLDDVKNLTAALSQCINFSEIGFYCTSWNAARL; encoded by the exons ATGGACTCTTGGAACGAATGGGTTGAGCAGATACTTGAGAAACTGGAGTCCCGTAAACTCCTCCGTTCACTTAGGCCAATTCATCTCTCCGACGATAATTCACATACTGATGAGTTTGAATGTTTTGATGGATTGCGCCAATGGGATAGAGCCTCAGTCGAAGTAGAGATTTCAGAGACCACATTCCAGAAATGGCTTCAAGATATTCCTTCTCCTG GCTTTTCAGCCAATATGGCCTTTATGACAGCTGTAGGCAATGTTAGTCTGCTCCTAGCCAAAGACAGTCAACCTTCAATAGATGAAAGAATTGCTGTTTTTTCCGATGCCCTGAATCACGCATCAATCATTGATGGTATACGTCTAGCTGAGAAACAGAAAAGCATAGCTGCTTTTGTCTATCAGCACTGTGATATGCACCATCTTAATGAGTTATT AACAAATTGCCCAATGAAGAAAAAAGTTGTCATTACTGACAG CTTGTTTAGTATGGATGGAGACTTTGCACCACTGGTTGAGCTTGTGAAACTCCGTAAGAAGCATGGCTTTTTGTTGGCAATTGACGAT GCTCATGCAACATTTGTTTGTGGCAAAACCGGTGGTGGTGCAGCAGAGTTGTTCAACTGCATAAGTGATGTGGACATTTGCATTGGTACTCTGAGTAAGGCAGGAGGTTGTCATGGTGGATACATAGCATGCAG CAAGAAATGGAAGCAATTGATACAGTCCAGGGGCCGCTCTTTCATATTTTCAACATCTACCCCAGTGCCCATAGCTGCTGCTGCACATG CTGCTGTTATTGTGGCAAAAAAAGAGATGTGGCGTAGAAGAGCTATATGGAATAGGGTTCAGGATTTCCGTGATCTGACAGGAATTCCCATTACAAGTCCAATCATTTCCCTTATAGTGGGAAGTGAAGCGAAAGCCTTGCAAGCTAGCAG ACATCTTTTGGAATTTGGCTTCCACATAACTGCAATAAGACCTCCAACAGTGGCCCCTAACTCTTGCAG GTTAAGGATAGCTCTGAGCGCAGCTCACACATTAGATGATGTAAAAAATCTCACAGCTGCACTGTCTCAATGTATCAACTTCAGCGAGATAGGATTCTACTGCACAAGCTGGAATGCTGCGCGCCTTTAG
- the LOC125877081 gene encoding 8-amino-7-oxononanoate synthase isoform X1, whose protein sequence is MDSWNEWVEQILEKLESRKLLRSLRPIHLSDDNSHTDEFECFDGLRQWDRASVEVEISETTFQKWLQDIPSPGDDLGGSGVAYTEAGTSAGAFRKLILFSGNDYLGLSSHPSVIKAATQAVQKHGMGPRGSALICGYTNYHRLLESSLAELKSKEDCLLCPTGFSANMAFMTAVGNVSLLLAKDSQPSIDERIAVFSDALNHASIIDGIRLAEKQKSIAAFVYQHCDMHHLNELLTNCPMKKKVVITDSLFSMDGDFAPLVELVKLRKKHGFLLAIDDAHATFVCGKTGGGAAELFNCISDVDICIGTLSKAGGCHGGYIACSKKWKQLIQSRGRSFIFSTSTPVPIAAAAHAAVIVAKKEMWRRRAIWNRVQDFRDLTGIPITSPIISLIVGSEAKALQASRHLLEFGFHITAIRPPTVAPNSCRLRIALSAAHTLDDVKNLTAALSQCINFSEIGFYCTSWNAARL, encoded by the exons ATGGACTCTTGGAACGAATGGGTTGAGCAGATACTTGAGAAACTGGAGTCCCGTAAACTCCTCCGTTCACTTAGGCCAATTCATCTCTCCGACGATAATTCACATACTGATGAGTTTGAATGTTTTGATGGATTGCGCCAATGGGATAGAGCCTCAGTCGAAGTAGAGATTTCAGAGACCACATTCCAGAAATGGCTTCAAGATATTCCTTCTCCTG GAGATGACCTTGGTGGTAGTGGCGTTGCTTATACTGAAGCAGGGACAAGTGCTGGAGCATTCAGAAAGTTAATTCTATTTTCCGGAAATGATTATCTGGGCTTGAGTTCCCATCCCTCAGTTATCAAAGCTGCAACACAG GCAGTCCAAAAGCATGGAATGGGTCCAAGAGGTTCTGCACTAATATGTGGTTATACGAATTATCACAGATTATTAGAGTCATCACTGGCAGAGTTGAAAAGCAAGGAG GATTGCCTTCTTTGTCCCACAGGCTTTTCAGCCAATATGGCCTTTATGACAGCTGTAGGCAATGTTAGTCTGCTCCTAGCCAAAGACAGTCAACCTTCAATAGATGAAAGAATTGCTGTTTTTTCCGATGCCCTGAATCACGCATCAATCATTGATGGTATACGTCTAGCTGAGAAACAGAAAAGCATAGCTGCTTTTGTCTATCAGCACTGTGATATGCACCATCTTAATGAGTTATT AACAAATTGCCCAATGAAGAAAAAAGTTGTCATTACTGACAG CTTGTTTAGTATGGATGGAGACTTTGCACCACTGGTTGAGCTTGTGAAACTCCGTAAGAAGCATGGCTTTTTGTTGGCAATTGACGAT GCTCATGCAACATTTGTTTGTGGCAAAACCGGTGGTGGTGCAGCAGAGTTGTTCAACTGCATAAGTGATGTGGACATTTGCATTGGTACTCTGAGTAAGGCAGGAGGTTGTCATGGTGGATACATAGCATGCAG CAAGAAATGGAAGCAATTGATACAGTCCAGGGGCCGCTCTTTCATATTTTCAACATCTACCCCAGTGCCCATAGCTGCTGCTGCACATG CTGCTGTTATTGTGGCAAAAAAAGAGATGTGGCGTAGAAGAGCTATATGGAATAGGGTTCAGGATTTCCGTGATCTGACAGGAATTCCCATTACAAGTCCAATCATTTCCCTTATAGTGGGAAGTGAAGCGAAAGCCTTGCAAGCTAGCAG ACATCTTTTGGAATTTGGCTTCCACATAACTGCAATAAGACCTCCAACAGTGGCCCCTAACTCTTGCAG GTTAAGGATAGCTCTGAGCGCAGCTCACACATTAGATGATGTAAAAAATCTCACAGCTGCACTGTCTCAATGTATCAACTTCAGCGAGATAGGATTCTACTGCACAAGCTGGAATGCTGCGCGCCTTTAG
- the LOC125876321 gene encoding autophagy-related protein 3, translating into MMVLSHLHGAFKDTVERITSPRTVSAFKEKGVLSVSEFVIAGDNLVSKCPTWSWESGESSKRKSYLPSDKQFLITRNVPCLRRAASIEEEYEAAGGEVLLDNEDNDGWLATHGKPKENNGAEDDNLPSIDASEINKKNTIQSIPSYFGGEEEEDIPDMGEYEEADNLIETDPATLQTTYLVANEPDDDNILRTRTYDVSITYDKYYQTPRVWLTGYDESRMLLQPELVLEDVSQDHARKTVTIEDHPHLPGKHASVHPCRHGAVMKKIIDVLMLRGVEPEVDKYLFLFLKFVASVIPTIEYDYTMDFDLGSSST; encoded by the exons ATGATGGTGTTGTCACATCTTCACGGAGCATTCAAGGATACGGTGGAGAGAATCACTAGCCCTCGTACCGTCTCTGCTTTCAAAGAAAAAGGCGTTCTCAGCGTCAGCGAATTCGTCATAGCTGGCGATAATCTTGTCTCCAAATGCCCTACCTGGTCTTG GGAATCAGGTGAGTCTAGTAAGAGGAAGTCTTATTTACCATCAGACAAGCAATTCTTGATAACTAGAAATG TTCCTTGTCTGAGAAGAGCTGCATCAATAGAGGAAGAATATGAGGCTGCTGGAGGTGAAGTTCTTCTTGATAATGAGGACAATGATGGCTGGCTGGCAACTCATGGCAAACCAAAAG AAAACAATGGTGCTGAGGATGATAATTTGCCATCTATAGACGCATCAGAAATCAACAAAAAGAACACTATCCAGTCAATCCCATCATACTTTGGAGGCGAGGAAGAGGAGGACATACCTGACATGGGAGAGTATGAGGAAGCTGACAATCTTATAGAAACAGACCCG GCTACCCTTCAGACTACATATCTTGTGGCCAATGAGCCTGATGATGACAACATTCTAAGAACACGAACCTATGATGTCAGCATCAC GTATGACAAATATTATCAAACACCTCGTGTGTGGCTCACTGGATATGATGAG TCAAGGATGCTTTTGCAACCAGAACTCGTACTTGAAGATGTCAGTCAAGACCATGCACGCAAGACG GTGACCATTGAAGACCATCCACATCTTCCAGGGAAACATGCTTCTGTGCATCCTTGCCGACACGGTGCTGTGATGAAGAAAATTATTGATGTTTTGATGTTGAGAGGAGTTGAACCCGAAGTTGACAA GTATCTTTTCCTGTTCTTGAAGTTTGTGGCTTCGGTTATTCCAACGATTGAATATGATTACACCATGGACTTTGATCTTGGTAGCAGTAGCACCTGA